In Flavobacterium piscisymbiosum, the sequence GTAGCATCTGTGAATGGCCTGAATGAAGTTGTTAAACTTGTAATCTATACCAACAAACACCATATTGTGGCAAGCGTGTTGAAAGTTGCATCCGCTACCGGCTATTTCTGGTTTTGTAGAAAGTATTTGAAACTTAGAATGCTTGAAATCGATTAGTAAATTTTCTTTTTCGATATTGGATTGCGAACCGTAAACCGATTTTAGTTCAAACTTTTTAAACTTCTTTTCTAAGGCATCTCTTTCAGCTTCCCGATGGTGCCATAAAATCCAATTAGCATTGGGTTCATTATTTACTAGATCAAACGTTTTTTGAACTCTAATTTCGATGCTCTCTTTTTTCTCGCGAGAAGTATCAACAAGACTTTTAGTTGTGTCTTTGAATAAAACAATTTTACCTTCTTTATTGGTGACAACTCCTTCTACAGTATTATCAATTTCAACTTCGTGAAAGTTCAATTTCGGGAGATTGTAGCCGGTATCATCATAACCAAGATCTGACGGCTTATTGATAAACACTGCCCAAGAAGAAACCCACTTCCAGAACTCCTCTTTTTTGTTTTCGTAAAGTGTAAGATGTCCGGCTTTTGTAGAATCTCTTTGGAAGAATCGTGTAAGCGCATGACCTCGGTCAATAACTCCCAAATAATCGGCGTAATTTAATATCTCAATGAAATCATTTGGCGTGGGCGTCGCTGTTGCAACAAATCTATAATTGATGTCTTTGAAGTGCTTTAAAACGTAATTTGTAGTTTCAGTCTTAAGATTTCTCAAGATACTTGCCTCATCAAAAGATACACCTCCAAAACAGTCGGGTGTGATATCTCCCTTTCGAACTCGCTCGTAATTGGTTACATAAATCGCCAATTCCAGATCATCGACCTCATCCGTATCAGTAATGTACTTTATCTCAAAACCGGTACTTAAAAGATTATTATCATCTCTAAATTCTCCAATAACTCCCAAAGGCATACAAATAAGAAAAGGTTTTCCTGTCAATTCGATAATTAATCTGGCAATTTCAAGCTGCATCAATGTTTTACCCAAACCAAAGCTGGCAAAAATCGCTCTTCGACCTCCATTAATGGCCCAATGAATAATGTCTTTTTGGTGAGGTAAAGCGATTGGATTTATTTTTGATCGGTCTATTTCTACACCGTAGCTGTCAGCTACAACAATCTTATCCTCTAAAAATTCCTTATAAGGTTTTTGATTCATCATTTGTAGTTGGTTTTTTAAAGTGATAGATTTTGTTTCCGTTCGGCAGCGTTTTAACCTCTTTTGGTTTTTGCTCGCATTTTAAAAAGAGCATTAGCTTTTCATAAGCATTAATCTCGCTTTCTCCTTTCATTTCTATATCGGTTTTAGTTGGAGTATAGATTGTAGTTTTTGCGACCCAGACAGATCTAACTATTTTTTCAGTCTCGATTTTATCGATGATAATATTTCCCATATTTATGTTTTGTGGTTAGGCAATAAAAAAGCCCTCGATATCGAGAGCCTTAAAAATGTTTTGGATTGAATCGATCAACTATCTTCCAAAAATCAGCATAAATGCATCTCTTTGTTCCTGATTAGTTTTACCAGTGTAACCGGTGATCGCTTTAAAGTAATCGTTACTTATTTTACTTTTGGTTGGTTTGATTTTATAGTGAGTGATCTTTAAGTATTCGCACATTTCAACAATCTTTTTCGCTGTTTCAAAATTTGCTCCAGTATGCTCACCAATTTTAGAATTAAAAGCAGCTGATCTATCACTTTTTTTATGCCAATTTGATTTGTTTAAAAATCCACATTCGACATAAACTTCAAGCCCAGGATATTTTTTTTTCATTTCGTTGAAGTAATCAAAAAGCTGAAAGAAAGTAAGATTATCCAATTGCAACTGATTTCCACTTAAAAAAGCAACTCCTGATTTATCAACGTCCGGATCAATACCAACAATAAACTTTTCTTTTTGCTTGATCATGATTTCAGTGTGCTTGATTTTGGAATTAGACCAACATTACCGGAACTAAGTTTTTTAATAGCCTGGTCGATCGAAGTATCAATACTGGTAAATGGCCTCAGGGTTAATCCAACATCACTTAATGATACCGGCATCTGATTTTCAACATACTTCATTCCTAATTCTGCAATTTGCTTCTTGATTGCAGTCAAGTCAGATACAATTTCTATATTTCCCATTTTAAATAGTTCTAAAGTTAGATTTGCTTTGACGCGTTTCGTAGTGGTAATGAACCTCTTCTACCAATTGTTCAATTGTAAATTCTCTTATTTTTTCCAGTCGATCATGAATTTTTGTAATTTCCTGAAGCAACGGCTGAAGCGAATCATTTGGACAAAAAGGGACAAAATCTTTGAAGCTTTTAAGTTGAACTTCTAAAAGATTGCGTTGGCTAATGTGATTCATCAGGCCAATTATTTTCGAAAGGATTTACCTTTGAATTCGATAATATTGAACATTTCATAAATCCTATCCCAGACACGGCCACCATACTTTTCGCCGATTTCATCAATTGCAGCTTGCAGATCATCTTCATACCCCTCTTTGAAGTTACAAATCAGGAATGTTTTTGATTTAAGGCGATATCTCTCTTCGAGGATCTCTTTGAAAATATTAACCTTGCCGTAATTGCTAGCGATACGTTCTGTTTTTAAATCATCGAAGTTTATAATTCCACGCCACATGATCTTTTCAAAGTTATCCCGGTCGAGATCACTTGATAATTTTTCGAACATTGTTACCGCTTCATTTGCCGAAAAACTTCTAAATCCCACTCCGGGAACACCTTTGAAAATATGCTCGAAAACTTTCATTGTTGATGTTTTACCATTTCCATAATTGCCAATAATCAGAAGACCTTTATCAAAACTTGGTTCGGAAATTCTCGATAAATTTTCACATTTGAAAAAGCGCTCATCTCTCGAAAAATAATAAATCAAAGGCTCTAAGTTTTTTATCGTAACACCCTCGATTTTGATAAATGGCCTTTCGCATATTTTTTGAAAATTTGCTTTGAAAAGATTGTAAAGCCTTCTCGCTGTAATTGAAAATTTCGGTTTTGATTTTGGGCGATGAACTATTTCAACATATTTTGCACGAAATGCGATCTGTTCCTCTGTAGCTTCTGAGTTTTTGGATTCGTATGCAGCAATTTGACTTTTTTGATCTTCGGTTAACTTATCACTACTGAAGCTTTTTAACTCGTTGTATTTGTGAATTCCAATAATGGGAATTAATACATTATCGATTTTTAGTAAATCCTCCCGTGCCTTTTGTGTTTCCATCTTTGTTTACTTTTTTTGATTTTAAAATTTCTCCTGGAAGCCACCGGGAAAAATGTCCGGCATAATCTTGTTTGTTAATTTTTAAATCACATTCAACAATTAATTTTTGATTGAATTTTAAAATCCAATCTTTAACATTTTCTAATGCAACTCGATTTTGCATCGAAATTGCTTCTAACCAAATTTGATCTTGTAAAACTTCATCTCCAAAAATTTCATTTTTAGAAAGAGGTTTTAAAGGTTTTATATTGTTTTCTTGTTTTATTATACTCTCCGTGCTTTGTAAGGTGCTTTGATAGGTGCTTTCGCATGTGCTTTGTAATTTTCTTTCAAAGCATTCTTCGCTTTTTGGGGTTGCTTTCGCATGTGCTTTGATAGGTGCTTTGTTATTTTCTTTCAAAGCAATTATGTTGGCTGAATACTGATTTTTGCTATATTCTATTACTTCGAAAAAACCAAATTGAACCAAATCATCAAAGGTTTTTTTATAAACTGAGTAGCTTTTAATTCCAACATAATCTAAAACCATTGAGGTTGGAAAACCAAACTTCTCTTTCCATCCTAAACGATTACAGTGTTCTACAGCATAGGCATACACAGCACAATGGTTTGGCTTTATACTTTCAGGGTTTTTAAAAGCAAACTCCCAAAAATCACGCATAAGCTTGAAGTAATCTAGTTTATCATCAGCCATATTTTCTATTTTTTAAATGGTACGTTGGTTAGTTGCCGGCCATTGTTCCAGATAGCAAACCTGCCTTCAGAATCAACCTTAATTTGCATTGTTTCTATCTTTCCAAAGAAGTTGACATTACCTCCCATATCTACGAACCAACCTGTCTTTTTAGTACCATCAGGATAAGTGAAGATTCGCATAACGCGGCCAACAATTTGATAATACAAGGAAAGCGACATTGTAGAACGGGCCATAAGAACCGCTTCAAGTCCTGGATAATCAAATCCCGTTGTTAGAACTCCAACATTTATAAGGCACTTTATAATGCCTTTTTTAAACTGACTTAAGATTCGCTCCCTTTCTTCTGTTTTTGTTTCTCCAGTTAGAATTTCGGATCCTGGTATGCGCTTTTGAACTGCTTTAGCTTCTTCAATTAAGGAGCAGAAGATCAATATATTTTTTCTTTTACTCAGAATCGTTAGAGCTGTTCTGACAATTCGTGAAGGCATGTCGATGGACTTGTAATATCTTCTTAAGGATGTTTGCGTAAAATCGGTTCCAGAACTATTAACTTCTAATTTGCTTCGGTCAATAACATCAAAATTGTAGTATTCCAATTGCGCCAAGAACCCGGCATTAAACAGTACATCATTTTGAACATAGTAAAGAACTTTGTCAAATATTGCCGGTGTACTTCTAGTTAAGAAGGTAAGTTGCGGACCGGTAGAAGCTTGATCTAATCGATAAGGAGTTGCTGTTAATCCCAACACCTTAGCATTGGGAAACGCTCTTATAAATTCAATATACATTCCGGCATCAGAATTAACAAGGTGACATTCGTCAATAAGAATGTTTTTTAATCCTTTAAAAAGATGCTTTTTGTTAATGATACTCCCGATCGTGCAAAAAGTAACTTTATCAATTCTTTTTTCACCTGCAGAGGCACTATAAATGGATGCCTTACCGTAATTGGAAAACTTTTCATAGTTCTGTTCTAAAATCTCTTTTGAAGGCTGGAGAACAACAGTTTTGCCCTCCAGCGGTTCCAAAATTTTAGCAATTACAACTGATTTTCCAGATCCTGTCGGAAGTATTACCAAAGCATTTCCTTTAGTATTATCTTTGAGAAAGTCAACACTTAAATTTATGGAGTCACTTTGATAAGGTCGTAATTGAAAAGCCATAATTAAAGTTTGGCATTTTCAAATGCAGCATGTTCTTCCTCAAAAGACATGTTAACTTGATTAGGATCTTCTTGCGGCGCTGTCTTACCATTCATATATTGCTCCACCTCATCAAGAGCATTTTCTACTCTTTCTTTCAAGTCGCTGATATATAAATAAGCACTTGAGTATTTAACTTTTGGTGCATCGAATTTTATTATTCCGTTAGTTACCTCTTTCCATCCGGAAAGGACAACGGACTTGTTTTCTTCTACACCTGAAATCTTAAATCCGGTAACATGGTATTTCTCAGTTTCAATCTCAGCTTCTAATTCTCCCAGTGGAGTAACATTCGTATTTCCTGTGTAAGCATCATCCAGATGAGCAAAAAAAACATCGAGCTGATCAAATCTTATTTGCAGATCATCGTGAACAATGTGCGCTCCATTTCGGCTTAGTGTATCGCCTTTAGTAGGTCCTTTTAGCAGCTGGTAAGAATAAGTGCAGAGTGCGTCTTTTATCGAAGCACCTTTTATTTCAACTTCTTTTTCTGAAATCTTCTCTAAAGCTTGAACAAATTTATCTGAATTGATAGTTATCGTCTTAGTCATGAGTTATTATTTATTGGTTAATTTTTAAGTAATATTCTTTGTATTTCCCTTCCTGCTGATTCATAAAA encodes:
- a CDS encoding DEAD/DEAH box helicase; this translates as MAFQLRPYQSDSINLSVDFLKDNTKGNALVILPTGSGKSVVIAKILEPLEGKTVVLQPSKEILEQNYEKFSNYGKASIYSASAGEKRIDKVTFCTIGSIINKKHLFKGLKNILIDECHLVNSDAGMYIEFIRAFPNAKVLGLTATPYRLDQASTGPQLTFLTRSTPAIFDKVLYYVQNDVLFNAGFLAQLEYYNFDVIDRSKLEVNSSGTDFTQTSLRRYYKSIDMPSRIVRTALTILSKRKNILIFCSLIEEAKAVQKRIPGSEILTGETKTEERERILSQFKKGIIKCLINVGVLTTGFDYPGLEAVLMARSTMSLSLYYQIVGRVMRIFTYPDGTKKTGWFVDMGGNVNFFGKIETMQIKVDSEGRFAIWNNGRQLTNVPFKK